Proteins encoded by one window of Lycium barbarum isolate Lr01 chromosome 11, ASM1917538v2, whole genome shotgun sequence:
- the LOC132616963 gene encoding TPR repeat-containing thioredoxin TTL1-like, whose protein sequence is MSDFGRPMLEINGLTDRLRNSSLTCVEDKNVLEINKPDFRELDLGSPVSPLRNGPTTSSSSSSSGSVSGRNNTSHLGPKKSDSSHSGELSGSVESSPKAARGFKPGHARSYSSGGSSVNSPQLNALPTGNICPSGKILKTGMASKSTKTDVLGSGTGYYGHGSIMRGGSGQKQVGSGVGVDLGGAHTVNNSSDPEELKRLGNESYKKGCFLEALNLYDKAIVICKGNAAYHCNRAAALIGLKRLSEAMRECQEAIRLDPSYVRAHHRLGSLLLSFGQVEKARAHICFQGHQPDQVELHKLQAVEKHIGKCTDARRVGDWTSTLREASAAIASGADASPQIFACRAEALLKLHQVEDAESCLSITRKHELSTGSFQSKNFGMLSEAYVFFVQAQIDLALGRFENAVSAVERAGQIEPRNIEVSVFLNNVRLVGRARARGNELFKSERYTEACAAYGEGLRRDSSNSVLYCNRAACWYKLGQWQRSVDDCNRALSFQPNYTKALLRRAASNTKLERWAEAVRDYEVLKKELPYDNEVAESLFHAQVALKKSRGEDVHNMKFGGEVELVSGLEQFRAAISSPCASVVHFKAASNLQCKQISPFLDTLSTKHPSINFLKVDVEESPAIASAENVRIVPTFKIYKRGSRVKEMICPSQEVLESSVRHYSV, encoded by the exons atgtctGATTTTGGAAGACCCATGTTGGAAATAAACGGTTTAACTGATCGTTTACGAAACTCATCATTGACTTGCGTTGAAGATAAAAATGTACTCGAAATTAACAAACCTGATTTTCGAGAGCTCGATCTTGGTTCGCCTGTTTCACCTTTACGAAATGGACCTACTACAAGTAGTAGTTCTAGTTCATCTGGATCGGTTTCGGGTCGGAATAATACTTCTCATTTGGGTCCGAAAAAATCCGATTCAAGTCATTCCGGTGAACTTTCCGGGTCAGTTGAAAGCTCACCTAAAGCGGCGCGTGGGTTTAAGCCAGGCCACGCGCGGTCTTATTCCAGTGGGGGTAGCTCAGTAAACTCACCTCAGTTAAATGCACTGCCCACCGGTAATATCTGCCCGTCGGGAAAGATTTTGAAAACGGGCATGGCTAGTAAGTCGACGAAGACTGATGTTTTGGGTTCGGGTACGGGTTATTACGGGCATGGTAGTATAATGCGGGGCGGGTCGGGTCAGAAACAAGTTGGGTCGGGTGTTGGGGTTgatttgggtggggcccacacggtgAATAATAGTAGTGATCCAGAGGAGTTGAAGAGATTAGGTAATGAGAGTTATAAAAAGGGATGTTTTTTAGAGGCTTTGAATCTATATGATAAAGCTATAGTTATTTGTAAGGGAAATGCTGCTTATCATTGTAACCGGGCAGCGGCGTTGATCGGTTTAAAGAGGTTATCGGAGGCGATGAGGGAATGTCAAGAAGCGATTAGGTTGGATCCGTCGTATGTAAGAGCACATCATCGATTAGGATCTTTGTTACTTAG TTTCGGACAGGTTGAGAAAGCCAGAGCTCACATATGTTTCCAAGGGCATCAGCCAGATCAAGTTGAGTTGCATAAGTTGCAAGCAGTGGAAAAACATATTGGCAAGTGCACTGATGCACGTAGAGTCGGTGATTGGACAAGCACGTTAAGAGAAGCCAGTGCAGCCATTGCTTCTGGAGCAGATGCATCTCCTCAG ATATTTGCATGTAGAGCAGAAGCTCTTCTGAAGCTACATCAAGTAGAGGATGCAGAATCGTGCCTATCAATTACTCGAAAGCATGAACTATCTACCGGTTCATTCCAGTCAAAAAATTTTGGGATGCTTTCAGAGGCATACGTGTTCTTTGTGCAAGCTCAGATTGACCTGGCTCTAGGAAG GTTTGAAAATGCAGTCAGTGCAGTCGAGAGAGCTGGACAGATTGAGCCTCGAAATATTGAAGTATCAGTTTTTCTCAACAATGTCAGGTTGGTCGGACGGGCTCGTGCTCGCGGCAATGAACTATTTAAATCGGAAAGGTACACTGAAGCATGTGCTGCTTATGGGGAAGGTCTCCGGCGTGATTCTTCAAATTCAGTTCTCTACTGCAATCGAGCAGCTTGCTGGTATAAACTTGGGCAGTGGCAAAGATCCGTGGATGACTGCAATCGAGCTCTCAGTTTCCAGCCAAATTACACTAAAGCCCTTCTTCGAAGGGCTGCCTCAAACACCAAG cTGGAAAGATGGGCTGAAGCTGTTAGAGATTATGAGGTTTTGAAGAAAGAGCTTCCATATGATAATGAGGTTGCTGAGTCGTTATTCCATGCCCAAGTTGCATTAAAGAAATCACGTGGTGAAGACGTTCACAATATGAAATTTGGTGGAGAGGTGGAATTGGTTTCTGGTCTCGAGCAGTTCCGAGCTGCGATTTCATCACCTT GTGCATCTGTGGTCCATTTTAAAGCAGCATCTAACCTACAATGCAAGCAGATATCCCCTTTCTTAGACACTTTAAGCACCAAACATCCTTCTATAAATTTTCTCAAG GTGGATGTGGAAGAGAGCCCAGCAATTGCTAGTGCAGAGAATGTTAGAATTGTACCGACATTTAAGATATACAAAAGGGGAAGCCGCGTGAAGGAGATGATCTGCCCAAGTCAAGAGGTGTTAGAATCGTCGGTGAGGCATTACAGTGTTTAA